CGCACGAGCCTGACCATCCCGCTGCGACTGTTCCGACGGCGAAAGGAATTCCATTGGGTGATCTGAGGGTTACCGCGACCAGACTGCGAGAAACCGCTGCCCGTCAACGAGATGTCGCTGGCGGAATCGATGCGGTGGAAGCCGTCACCGACGGCGTCACTGGTGCCGTTGGAAGAACCCACGGTCTCGTATGCTCGCTTTCCATCGCAGCTCTTGGCGAGGCCCAGCTGTCACGGACGGCGGCAACCAAGGCGATGAGCTTGGTGTCGAACGACCTTGCCGAGAAGTTGGATACGGCTGCCGCTGACTACACGCGAACCGATCAACAACAGCAGGACGAACTCGCCAGCCAAGTGCATCCGAGGTGAGCGGCAACGACGACTGGGACGACGCCGACGAAGATATGCCCTCGTTCGACGCGGCGGACGGCCGATACGACGGCGAAGACCTGGAGGTAGTGCCTTCCTTCGCCCCGACCACCGTAGACGAAGGCGAATCTTCGCTTGACGCGTTCGATCCTCTCTCCGAGGCCGAGGACGACGGTGCGGAGGCGATTCCAGTTGCCATCGCCACGAACCCGCCCGGCACGGTCAGCGTCACGGCGCATCTGAACGGCTCGATCGCACAGATCGATCTCGATCCGCGGGTGGCTCTCATGTCCGAAAGC
This region of Mycolicibacterium goodii genomic DNA includes:
- a CDS encoding ESX-1 secretion-associated protein produces the protein MTRLPKTHEPDHPAATVPTAKGIPLGDLRVTATRLRETAARQRDVAGGIDAVEAVTDGVTGAVGRTHGLVCSLSIAALGEAQLSRTAATKAMSLVSNDLAEKLDTAAADYTRTDQQQQDELASQVHPR